Within the Salvia hispanica cultivar TCC Black 2014 chromosome 4, UniMelb_Shisp_WGS_1.0, whole genome shotgun sequence genome, the region GTTTTGCATGTTATATATTGCAGTTCATCATTTAGAATAATGTAGTATTgaaataatctttttttttttatagttcgGCTAATATTAAACAAGCCTGTGAATGCCTTGCTAATCAGATCAAAGTCTTTGCAGCTTCTTCGTGCAAAATATTGTACAGTGATGTTGTATAACAACAACATAGGGCATTTTGTTGTGTGTCGAGACTTGCCTCACATCAATTCGAGGAGGCAAAAAAGAGAGGACCTATAGATGTGGAGAAGATGGTCGTGGAGTACAACAAACTGTAACCAATGAATGAAATCGTGGCATTTTTGAACATGAATGAAATCTTGGTTGTGTGAATGAAACATGTAGTTTTGTAATTTTGGTGTAGACAATGTGGGAGACATAATTTGATTCGACTTTTTCTCCATAGTTGTTTTGATTTCAGTTAATTATAAATTGCTTGCATGCTTGAGATTAAATATAGGCAAAGAATATATCTCAACATTATAcaacatattattattaggtGCACTGCAACTCATATATCCGTGTACTGCAACACATACTAAATTGTTCTTGTGAATAATATataaactgcaatattatcGTGGTAACACTGCAACATTCATTGCATAACACAACAATTTGGTAAtgtaaaaaattgtaattgaaAATGATTGAAGCCACACTAATTATTGAAATGGAAGGCAACCTGGaatcaattatataaaattaataattaatcctATTGTCTTGTGaaattaatgaagtaatagatTGAAGCAAATAGGTGGTCTGCAATAGTTCATTAAGACTGCAATATGGCGATAGTAATACTGCAATATACAATGCATAAGATAGCAATCTGgtaatgaaaaaatgaactaacaaatttattttcctttttgtcgGCCACAGTTTCTATAGTCATGGTGACCTAATTCTCCACATTTTATATACTGACGTAATGGTATGGACTGCAATATACAACTgtataaacaacaaaatgtaaaacatcAATTAATACAtagaaaataagtaaaagaaaCATAGTATTGCCATAAAATCATAGCCTATATATTCTACATAATTCCTTAAATCTACCCAAAAACAGAAATGGAACAATATGCACCCAAAAACTTCTCgtcaatcaaaatcataaactgctcttcaaccaaaaaaaaactcGACAACtaatcataatcaatattgtaCATAATCAAAACTCGTTGGAATCTGACAAAATCGACAAACAATCTATCACTGAATCTGACAATAATCCATAGCGCTTGAATAGCTCGTTGCAGATTGAAATTGTTGGTTGCAGAGAAATCGTTGATTGCTGATGAATTGAGCCGATCGTGTGATTGAATAGCTTTTGAATTGAGATGAATTTAATGTAAGGAATTTCATACCGACATTTGGCCGGAGTTCGTCGGGGCATGCTGTCACACATGCAATTGGATCAAATGAGAAAACATGAGCCAAATTAGTTCAGATACAATTGACCGCAATATACAATTAGGTGAATAGCAGCGTGCAATACATGAATCAACATTTATTGCATACAAAAGTACGAAATATTTAAACATAGCATTGCCATAAAATCATAGGTCAATATTCTGCATTAGGCCTTATGAAATAAAACACTACACAACCATTTAACAAAACATAAGCCGAATTAGTTCAGATAATATGGACTGCAATATACAATTCAATAAACAGCAAGATTTAATAAGCAAAACAACAATTAGTACAtagaaaatacataaaacagaaacatTCTATTGCCATATAATCATAGCCTACATATTATGTATAATTCCTTAAATCTACAGAAACAGAACACTACTCAACCAAAAGCttctcatcaatcaaaatcacaaactacacttcaacaaaaaaaaaacctcacCAACCAATCATAATCAAAACAATCTGAACCTAAATAGAAAAACTCGCTACAATTTGATCCATCACTGAATCAGACAATAATCCATAGCACgacaatacataaaaaatcGATTGAGAATTGATAATCTAACAAAGCTCACCTTCTGGAAAAATATCCAAGTCAAAGTTGATTTTCGATTCATCCATATTCGACCAAATTTGTGGTGCGATTGTAGAGAAATCGTTGATTGAAGAAGAATAGCTCAATTCTGATTGCAGAGGAATTGATGATTGCAGAGAAAGCAACAATTGAATAGCTCGAATTTGTGGTATGATTGCAGAGAAATCAACGATTTTGGAGGAATCAACGATTGAATAGACCGAATAGCTCAATTCTGGAGGAATCAAACTGAAATAAATTGAATCGATCGGGTGAACGAATAGCTCGAATTGAGAAGAATATTGCAGAATCAAGATTGAGATAAATTGAACCGATCGTGTATTGAGATGAATCAAATTGAGATCAATTGagattgaaattatatttgcaGAATCAGCGATGAATTAGAGATTGGTGGAGTTGAGAATAGTAAGAAAAGGGGCGTGAATTTTGTGTTTCCATAGTTGATGAGAAAAAAGTTTTCCTAATTTACCCTtctatcattttaatttgattaaataaaaataaaatgagctgccatgtggcatcTTATCAACCATCCGATTTTTAGATCCTAGGGCtgatattggtggtatggtgtcaTATTAaaaggtgttgtcattttaacacacccctatatatatatatatatatatatatatatatagggagatgatcaaaataagtatgtgtttaaatccagaaatgcagcccaaatcttggccctaggattagatgatctaatggtcaataattaaccaaaaatacggaaggtcataattaagtagttttaggtcatattataagatttgggtttatgtcatgttaagatcattttaggtcatgctttgttaacatgacctaaaaataaactaactatgacctaaaaatgccctacgtatgaccgttctgcgtttctgtatttaaatctggtcttcatagatcaaaaccctatatatatatatatatatatatatatatatatatatatataggggcgcACTATGGTTCATAAGgcaaattctgtcaaaaatcaaagcaaatctcagcccttggatcctcagattagatggttgtgatcataaTACCCGAGATACATTATTACACTAaaagcgttacattattaactaggctacattattagactgcacaatctacattattagactacagctgttacattattagccaagctacattattagactactcaatctacattattaggtgacacgtggcattaatctaacggttacatTACAGGATCCAAtggctgagatttgctttgatttttgacagaaatttcacttatggacacgatcacatccctatatatatatatatatatatacatatatatatatatatatatatatatatatatatatatatatactactatactactactactactactacaaggtcatattctaatgcttatagcaccctaatctaaaatcaagaccaaatctccatccttagattttaaaatgagtggatgagattaaatcttacgaatctcaataaatagtagacaaaataacaacaaaaggataatatcgtcattatgttatcatatgataattttcgtgaatatttttttatatcaacatagtgtattacaaatatcaacaatatgacataagaatatcaacactagtacaagaaaatatcaacacatatttattgagatttttacatggttttattgagatttttacatggttttattgagatttttttatatatttgttgataaaaatctggttatcaacatttacgaaaactaaaataaaaaatatcaaatttcatcatccgaacgtcgtcggaacatatgcaattgcgatctcgttggaatcattataaaattatctttaatttgatataattttttgcgaaaaaataatttaaatcgagagagttacgtaaatttaaagttttaagatgattttaacgagagggaattgacattaataccctctaattttatttattaattttcttaattaaaaatataatccttgtgacattatttcaaccactagatcttataatttaatggctaagatttagtcttagtttgagattattaattagttagcaattgataaCTCCCCTACTACtataatatgtaattttatggcattatattttttttatatatttccggaatcaaattataaatacttttttattaattctattGCACCAAGGATtaattgtgttttatttttctctttataaatattaatcacACCCTTAGAATTGTAGAAATATAGCCCATAGCTACTTAATTCTTATTTGGTCGATTAATAATCCTCTAGAAGCATAATAATCGTTAAACATTTATATGTAAACTCCATACAATATCAGAAATTGGAGACCCTTGTATGATCTTCTGATGAAGTGGgtatttaagtatttttgttgaaagcTGAAATTGTTTCAGTTCGAAAATTTCGTTTCTCATTATAGCTccttacataaaataaatattccccccgtcccagttttatagtcacattttgccataaaagtccattccacatttatagtcacatttagaattttttccatatttggacataaaattttaccccattattcactaaaattacattcaaatgccattatcaacacaaaaataaaccaaaataaaaataaaaaaccaaaaagtcaacaagtgacccaccttcaaccaactcacttaatttattacacacttcttcatctcacttcattacacactccaccatttCACTcttccatctcacttcatttattacacactccactatctcacttcattaattacacactccaccaattccttaaaacctgtgccctaactaaatgtaattataaatgtgggacggagggagtaatatttataaacgaactattttactttaagTAAATGTTTATTCCAATCACAAAATCAAAGAGAAtcgttttgaatttttgtaaaCTCTTTTGCTATATATGCAGCACAACAAAGAATCTTTCACACCAAAATCCAAGAAACAGAGAATTATACACACAATGTCGTAACAAAGCCACCAGCAATCAAAGGCAGAATGTGTAAGCCAATTCAATCCAGAAACTTAAGAAAGTGGAGCTAGCATTGAACTAATAGTTGGATGAGTGGCTTGCCTATTGCTGTTCGAATCTTTGGACAAAGTTTCAAATCAGCATCTCTGGTTAATAAGATCTCATCGCCATCTTCATCGTTGTATTTCAACTTGAAACTGCCCTTCTCCAGATTTAGACTTGTCGCCACTTCTTCAGTAATCTTTGCCAAACCTACTAATGACTGAGACAACTCAAATATTATTCTATCCTCCTTATACTCCACCTTTACAATCACTTTGCCTTCGCTTCCTGTGTTTATTTGTGTCACATTCTCCAATTGATTAACATGGTTAGTTGATGGCAACATATCTTGCTTTGAATCTGCAGTACTTTGTTCTTCGAAAAGGGATGGATTTTTCTTGTGTTCTCTTCTATTTGGCCACCTAAAAATGCCATTTCGTCTGCATGCACGCTTTATTGTTGACCTTCCAACTATAAGAACAATTAATTCCCATTCATGTCAGCAGGTAATAAGTATTTAGTTTTGGAGAAGATTGAACCatagattatatttatactcACCGCCAAGCTCTTTCGCAACATCTTTTAGCTTCTTCCCAAAATGTGATTTGAGAACCTCAAAACTAAGATTGAAGgagttttttctcttctttctttcttctataTTTGAATCTGAGCCAACAGCGGTGCATTCTTCTCCGTGTTGTTCTGCAGTATATTGATGGTACTCATTGTATTGTTGTTGCTCTTCATCAGTGTGATGGTACTCattttgttcttcttcttcatcggTGTGATGATACTCATATTGTTGTTCTTCTTCAGTGTGATGGTACTCGTTATGATTGTACTGCACACTTTTCAATATGACTGGATACACAGATGCAGGCTCTAATTCAGATGAATCAAGTTTGTTTGCATAAGAAAATTCAATAACTTCAACCACTAATTCCTCTCCTAGTTGCTTCCCACATGCTAGCTTACATGATCTTAATTCATACATTACTATTGGCAATAGAAGACTCAAAACGGACCTAACATATTTACATGTTGCAGGACCTTGGCAGAGAAAGAACTCCACAACATAAAGAAGGTGTCCAGTATGTGGACTTTGCAAACAAATTGCAAAACAAGCATCACGTCGAGCACTCATGTCATAGTGTGACGGGGGCGggttaaatataaattcattaaatttggacaaaaacatgatttttttggtcCCAAACAATCCCAATCACCCCTTTTGGGGGATATGAACCCCGTGAACTGAATCAGGcaaaattttttaagtaaaaattagtgaaaacCAAGCCCATgaaataattgtttaattttaaacttttctcttaaaaatttaaggatttgggggaaaaattTTTGTTGTGAAAAGGATGGGGGTCTCGTCGGGGCTTTTGgtgaaaaaatttgaaaaaaaaaaaaaattttaattaaaacatttattaattaaaattataaaattgtgtCAAAGCATACAGGGGCAGGTTAatatttcccaaaaaatttttGGGGGAAGTCATGTGATTcaaatttagtttttctttGCATGAAAGTGGACATTGTTTTGAAAACAATTTCTTATATAGTGACAAGTCAAAAGTGGCAAAAGGGCCGACCTCCATTAGTTTTTGATGTTTTGAAGGgggagaaaaattaaaatcccaGGGAATCTAGCACCCCACAAACTTTTTGAATCCTTTGCCTcctcatcaaatcaaaaccaaaaatccacgattacaatgaaaaattgaaaagttttcTTACCAAATTCCCTTTCCCTAGTGTAGTGAAGAGGTCGGGTGATTTGGGTGTTTAAATCGAAACACGTCCGGGGGGGGCCCAGTTCATTTTTTTGGCGGggtcaacaaaaataattttcctCATTGTTTCCCAAAGGAAGCTATACCTTTTGCAAGACAACCAGCCCTAAGgtttttttggaatttctaGATAGAGTCTAAACTTTGTCATTTTGGCGcccaaaattgaatttttccatttttgtgtTTCCAAGATTTTCCCCTGCTATTCTCCTCATGAAACCTTTCCCTCTTCTTCTTGATCATTGATGagttcttttaaattttttcgcTACACTTTGTccaaatttggggaaaatgaaaaaacatcCTTTTTTCCCAGGAATAAAGGGGTTTAGGGAACCACCCCCTCAAACCCTCTTCAAGTATGTTGTATGTCCAACTCCAAAAAATTTTTCTTGTAAGCGTCAACAAACTTAAACTATAATTGACCCGCATTCAAGGGAAACAGCCTTAGA harbors:
- the LOC125221371 gene encoding protein NLP7-like — translated: MYELRSCKLACGKQLGEELVVEVIEFSYANKLDSSELEPASVYPVILKSVQYNHNEYHHTEEEQQYEYHHTDEEEEQNEYHHTDEEQQQYNEYHQYTAEQHGEECTAVGSDSNIEERKKRKNSFNLSFEVLKSHFGKKLKDVAKELGVGRSTIKRACRRNGIFRWPNRREHKKNPSLFEEQSTADSKQDMLPSTNHVNQLENVTQINTGSEGKVIVKVEYKEDRIIFELSQSLVGLAKITEEVATSLNLEKGSFKLKYNDEDGDEILLTRDADLKLCPKIRTAIGKPLIQLLVQC